The Paenibacillus sp. BIC5C1 DNA segment CAAGCGGTTAAGTGTGTTGAAGCATTCCATGGAGCGCGCTTTGAAGAGTACATTCAAACGGACGGCCAAACAAGAGATGATGTGGTGAATGTTATATTCTCCAAAGTGTTGTCAAATCGTAAATGAGGAGGCAAAATAATGCGTATCAACAAACGATTAGGTGTGGAATCCCTGTTGGTAACTTTGCTATTCATACTGGGTTTTATGGCTTGGAATGTTGTTCAAGGAATGTTAATGACGCTGAATCATACACCTGAAATGATGAACAACGCTTCATCCGTCACATTGTTGCAGTCGAAGGTTGCTTTTGGCACTATTGCCCGTTGGGATACTACTTCGATTCTGATCGCTGCTGTTGGATTTCTCTTGCTTGCTTCTGCATACTATGGACTTCGATCGGGGATACAGCGCTGGACACAGCGTTCCTGATTGTTTATTAATAAAAGAAAAGCATAGCCAAAAAACAGTTCTATACCAATGAAGTTGGTAGGAGAACTGTTTTTTTGTTTTTGGGTCTATTTTTAATAGATTATAGATGCTTGGAGATGACTTCTTCCAGACCTTGAGCAACCGACTGCGCACCACGTACAAGATGTCTTTCGTAGAGATGCAGTCGGACAAAGCTCTCATCTGTACCCATCGCCTCCGAGAAAATGCCACCGAGTCCACGTGCACGGCGGTCGATCTGAAGCAACAGTTCCAGAGAATCTCCCATCGGGTAGAACAGTACTTCCAGCTCATCCAAATAGCCGCGGAATTTACTCGTTGGCACGAATTCAAATTCCTGCACAAATGGAAGATTACCACCAAGCTTTGGAGCATAGTCGTTGGTCACTTCACGCAGCTTGAAACCAAGGAGATCAATCGCATCAAGCACAGTGTTCATATCTTTTGTAGGAACTACATGGAGTCTGTCCCGGTCTGAGGGATCCATTGCGCTTGAGATATCGAGGCCAGTTTCAACCCACACCTCTGCACGATGCAGTGTAATTGGAAGGTTTTCTGGCAGATCAAATGAGAAGGATTTTTCCAGTTTGGCTCCAGTTTGTAGTATAAAATTTTCGGTAAGCAAGTATTTTGCTACAACGGCAGTTTCATTTACTTTTCGATCATTGTGCTCCCGTATGTAATGGGTTTTGATCGTAAGGTAGATTCGGTCTACATTCTGTTCCACGTCTCCACCCTCGATGTACACGATCCCAGAGATGACCCCTCCAGGCGTAACATGAGGTGTATGTAATTCTGTGTTTACTTTGGCTGCTCCAACACCTACACTGGCTAACATTTTCTTGAAAAAAGACATTTACTCAACCTCCACATCCTATTGGTTTATCCAAGTGGAAAAATACGACTTCGAGCTTAATACGGTGCCTACGAGAGAAGCGTTTCAAATTTTAACAAGCACAAGATGAGGATAGATGAAGCTCTTTAAGTGAGAAAAAAGTTAACCTATGGACAGGAAAATCGACTTGTCTGTGTCGAATGTTGTTTAATATGGGATTTTCTTCTGGGGGGATGGGAGACTTGCTGTGCGAGAGCACAAATATATCTGGAAGGCCGTAAGGCGTTAAAGGAAGATTATAAAGTTTGAATGCTACCTTCGTATTTCAGATCAGGAGGTGTAATGGTTTGGGTAGAGAAACTTTAGAATGGAATTTAGGACCAGATCATGTGAATACCAGCTTCGAGCAGATGTCTAACGGGGAACGGAAATACAAAATGGTTTCAGAGGATGGCAGTTATTATTGTAGAACGGTAGCTTCATCTCAGGGAGCGTGGCAAAATAGCCATTTTCATAACCATATAACCGAGTTCTATGTAGTGCAGTCTGGTTGGATCGCTTATGCAAATTTTACGAATGATCATACGCTTGAAATCAGAGTTATGGGCGAAGGAAGTCACATCATTGTGCAACGAGGAGTACACCATAATTTATATATGTCAGCCAATAGCGTTATCCATACGATTAAATATGGTTTGAATACACATAGTGATTGGTCTGCTTCTCCGGAACTGGACAGCGTAACACAGACACTAATGGAGAGTGAATTACTTCAGACTTACGGTTAATCAGCTTGGGGGTTAAATACATGCGAAAAAGTACGATATTTTGGCTTACAGGCATTGGGATTATTATTGTAGCAGCTTTCATTGTATATAATAATTTGGCTCCAAGCGTTACAGCGCAGGATGTTAACATGAGGGGCACGATTCGGCAGTCAGCTACGGATGAATACGAGGTGCAGTTAAACATTACACGCAAAAAAGAAGATAAGGGTCAGCACATCGTATATCCTGTTGTACCTGGCTGGGGTTCAATATCTTTTGATGACAAACAGGATAACCGATTTATTCGACCTACTTCCGTCGGCAGCACAGGTGCAATGGAAGAGATTCTTCGTCAAGCCTTACAGAGGCAGTCATCAACAGCGATTATTGAATTTGCTGGGTTCTCCATACCTGATGCTACTGGCACGTACAAGATGCGTTTTACCATTCATCCTTTGAGTGAAGAAGCAGAACTGATTCGGCAACCGATGATCTATTATGTTCATCAGGAAAAATTATTGGGCAAAAACCTGAGCTGGGTTTCAGGAGAGCCTCTGGAAATCATTAAGGAGTATGCAGAGTGATGCTAATCTATCAATGGAATGAGATTACGGTACGTTTACTGGATGAAAAGGATGAACAGCGCCTTGTTCAATGGTTGTCTAACCCAGCAGTACTTCAATATTACGAAGGCCGTGATCGGCCGCATGATCTGAATTTGGTCAGAGAGCACTTTTATAGACAAGAGGATACGGCACATCGTTGTATGGTTGAACACGAAGGTAAACCGATCGGCTATATCCAGTTCTATGAACTGGAGGAGGAAGAACGGAATGAGTATGGTTATGGAGACACCGATGAAATCATCTATGGAACAGATCAGTTTATTGGAGAAGCTGATTACTGGAACCGCGGTATTGGCACACAATTAGTACAATCCATGATGACCTATCTGGTCAATGATAAGCAAGCTCGGAAAGTGGTCATGGACCCGCAATCGTGGAACGAACGAGCCATATCCTGTTACGAGAAGTGTGGTTTCAGGAAGGTCAGACTGTTACCAGAACACGAGCTGCACGAAGGACAGATGAGAGACTGCTGGCTGATGGAGTATACCCCATAGGTAGTGCGCTGTGCTCTATAAACCATTTAACCAAGGAGGAATGATCGATGGATTTGAGGTACCCGATTGGAACATTTGAACATACAGGCGAGGTCACATCAGAGCAGCGGAAGCAGTGGATTCAGGATATTGCGGAGTTGCCGGAGCGCGCCCGCGAAGCGGTCAAAGGATTGAGTGAAGACCAATTGAGGTTACCCTACCGGGAAGGTGGATGGATGCTCAAACAGGTCATACACCATATGGCAGATAGCCATATGAATAGCATGGTTCGTTTCAAGCTGGCACTGACGGAGGATAACCCCACGATAAGACCATATTACGAGGAGCGATGGGCTGAACTGAGTGATTCGCGGGAGCTGGATGTCGAGTTTTCCCTGCAAATCCTGGATGCGCTGCACCGTCGTTGGGTAGCGCTATTAAACACATTAACGGATGCAGACTATGCCAAAACCTTTTATCATCCCGCTTCCAAAGAAACGACCAGACTGGACTATAATTTGGGCGTATATGCATGGCATGGCAGACACCACATTGCCCATATTACCTCGCTTAGAAGCAGATTGGGAATCTAGTGGTGAAATATGTGAGGTGTAATTTCTGATGATAGAGAAACAGTGGCTGGATCTCAGTAAATATGATGAATTGGAACAAGAGATTCAGTATGTCATCATGTTTACTCAGTTTCAGGAGAAATACGTCATTATCCATAACCTTAAACGCCAAGGCTGGGAATTCCCAGGAGGTAATCGTGAGCCTGACGAGTCAGTCCTTAGGGCTGCAGAAAGAGAACTGTACGAAGAGACAGGAGCATTGAGGTTCATGCTAGAACCTTTCGGAATTTACCAAATGAATGGAACGTTTGGTATGGTTTATTATGCGAATATTACGAGATTCCGTGCTCTTTCGCTGGAACCTAACTCCGAAATAGGTGCAATGAAAATGGTAGATACACTACCAGAGGGCATGAATTTTGGTGATATGTTTTATTCTTTTTTGCATCAGTGGAAGGTATATTCTGCCAAAGGGACACACGAACACTTTGTGGATCTGACTTTTTGTGAAAATAACATTTAAATCAATTTCATAACTCACTAAAATGGAGTTTTGTAACTAGATATAGACAAATTGAAACGTTTTGATCTATATCTAGCCTTGATTAAAGCAGCCAAAGGTATTATGAAATTGATTCTTTAAATATCTAATAATATTAAGGAGATTACATCGATGAATATACATATCAGACTTTTGGATGAGGGCGATCCGGTCGTAATTTCGCAGGCGTTTCAGGAACAGGGTTGGGCGAAATCGGCGGAGCAGTACATTCAATATCTTGCAGAGCAGCAGAATGGTGAGCGGGTGACTTTGGTAGCGGAATTGGATGGAGCTTTCGCCGGTTACGTGAATGTATTGTGGAATTCGTATTACCCTTCGTTCAGGGAACAGGGTATTCCGGAAATTAATGATTTCAATGTGCTGATCAAGTATCAGCGTCAGGGAATTGGATCACGTTTGATGGACCGGGCAGAAGAAGTCATTCATGAGCGAACCGAAACTGCCGGGATTGGTGTCGGGGTGTTCTCCGATTATGGCAAAGCTCAAATTCTGTATGCCCGTCGTGGATATATACCAGATGGACAGGGCATTCACAAGCATGATCGTTATCTAAAATGGGGCGATGAAACGATCATCGACGACGATGTAGTGCTCTATTTAACGAAGAAGTTAAGCTGATCGAATTCTGAATAAAAAGGATTATAACGCTGTTGAGAGGACAGGGAATTACTTTCTTCTAAACAGCGTTTTTTTACATATAATCAGACTGTTTTCGGCTCGAATCTTACAAGAAAAATAGAGTTGGATTGGGTGAAAATGTTATAATAGAGGGTAGTTGATTTAGGGTATAAACCGTGATGAAGCGGGCAAATGGTGAGCACAGAGATCGAAACATAAGAGGGAATATGAAGGATAATTTATATGGATTTGAGGAGGAATGTGGTTATGGAGAAGACGATTAAAAATGTCCAGGATCTATATGACATGCTTGACTCAGAATTCAGATCAGCGAAGCAATTTTGGGAACCTTTTTACGAGGATCGAGACCGGCCGATTCCCTTTTTTCCAAACAAACCGGATGAAAATCTGGTAGCACATGTGAACTCAGGAATATTACCTGGGGGCAAAGCATTGGAGCTCGGTTGTGGCCCGGGAAGAAATGCAATATATCTAACACGTCAGGGTTATAAAGTAGATGCTTATGATCTTTCAGAGACAGCCATTGCCTGGGCCAAGGAAAGAGCTGTGGATGAACAGCTTGAAGTGAATTTCGAATGCAAATCAGCATTTGAACTCACGCCACATGAAGAGTACGATCTCGTCTATGATTCGGGCTGTCTTCACCATCTGCTGCCACATCAGCGAATTCGCTACATACAGAAGATTCAGAACGGACTTAAACCTGGAGGGTATTTTGGAATGACCTGCTTTGCTCCAGGATTTGGCGGTCAGGGTGGACCGGAGAGCGTTATGGACGATTGGGAGGTATACCGTGAGAAGTCGATGAAAGGTGGTCTGGCTTTTACGGAAGAAAAGCTTCGCTATTTGCTGGAAGATCCTTTTGAATGCGTGGAGCTGCGACCGATGAAGGCGATGGATCAGGATGAAGATTGTTTTGGCTTGCCCATCCTATGGGTGACATTGTGGAGAAAACCAAACGTGTAGTCATAGAGGAAGGGTCATAGATTTGACGTGTTTAACCAATATTGCACAGAGCGAGAGAAAGGCGGGGAGAATATGGGACAAAGGTATTTTATCATTACAGGTACATCCAAAGGAATCGGCAAACAGCTTGCGGAATTGTTATTGGAAAAGGGAGATCACGTCTACGGTATTGCACGCGGAACGTCTGACTTGGAGGAAGCTTACGAGCGTTACCAGCATGTTCAGTTTGATCTGGCAGATATTCATAGCATCGACGATCTTGTCTCAGGCCTATTGGAACAGATTCCACCGCAAGAAGTTGAATTCATCGGGCTCATTAACAATGCAGCGATGCTGGAACCGTTGAAATCGATAGATCGGTGCAGTGCAGAGGAGATCAGTCTTCATCTGAACATCAGTTTGGCAGCGCCTATGATTCTGACTTCATCTTTTATACAACATACCAACCACCTGACCACTCGCAGAAAAATAGCCAATGTATCATCAGGGTCAGGAAGTTATCCGGCACCTTCAATGGCATCTTACTGTGCCTCCAAATCTGGAATAAACATGTTCACCCAGTGCGTAGCGATGGAACAATCCGGGCAACCCAATCCCGTTGAAGTGATTGCATTCGATCCAGGGATGGTAGATACTGAGCTACAGGCTGTGGCAAGAGGCAAAAATGCAGAGGAATTTGCACTGTCTGAGGTATTCGGTCAGGTCTATGAAGCAGGCCAATTAAGATCGCCACACGATGTCGCAAAGCAATTAATCGAACGGATGGAAGAAATCAGTGATCCAAGCAAGGTCCTCCATACTATGGAGGGATAAACATCATGCAATTATATACACTCGGTTTCATTAAACAAGGTTCCAGAGTACTTATGCTGAATAGGGAAAAAGCCCCTTGGATGGGCTGCTGGAATGGAGTTGGTGGCAAAGTTGAACAAGATGAGAAACCCTGGGAAGCGATGCTTCGAGAAATAAAAGAAGAAACGGATATAGATTCAAAGCATGTCAGTGTAGACTATAAAGGGTTACTGACGTGGTCTAATGAGCAGAGTAATCAAATTTCGGGTGCACTGTATTTGTATCTTCTTGAATTATCGGAAGATTACAGATACGATCATACACCTGTCAGAACAGATGAAGGTATTTTGGACTGGAAAGCTATAAGCTGGATTATGCATTCCAAAAACATAGGCGTTGCTTCTAACATTTCACGATGTCTAGATAAGGTGCTATATGATCAGAGATGTTACCATCATCACAGTACATTCTCGGAGGATCTCCTGGTTGATCACATGTCCAAGCTTATGCACAATCAAACATTAGAAGAACTGGACGTAATTAAGGTTATACATCAAGGGAAATAGTGGAGGGGACGAAATCGATTCTGAAGAAACGGAGTGGTCGCCTTTATCCCCGGATTTTCACCTTTGAAAGGTGGAATAAAAAAATCTGGGGATAACAGCGATCGGAAGAACGATTCGTACCCGGAACGGTCATTTTGCTGTATGTTTATTGTTTGGTTGGCCCAAGAAGAACAGAAACGTGGTGAAGGTATATGTTTAAAATTATGCTCATTGAAGACGATGAATCGTTATTCAGTGAAATCAAAGAACGGTTATCCCAGTGGTCATATGACGTGTATGGCGTACAGGATTTTGGCAAAGTCATGCAGGAATACAGTGCCATTCAGCCACAGCTGGTCATTATTGATATTCAGCTTCCCCAGTATGACGGATTTCATTGGTGTCGCATGATCCGAGCTCATTCCAATGTGCCGATTATCTTTTTGTCCTCACGGGATCATCCTACGGATATGGTGATGTCAATGCATCTGGGCGCAGATGATTTTATCCAGAAGCCCTTCAATTTCGATGTTCTGATTGCCAAGATCCAGGCGACCCTGCGTAGGGTGTATAACTACAATACAGAGCGGATTGAGCTGCGTACATGGCGTGGGGCTGCCATTGAATATGTGAAAAATACCCTTACCCATGACAATGAATCTGTTCTTTTGACCAAAAATGAAATGTTCATTCTCAAAGTGCTGGTAGAGCACAAAAATCAGATTGTGACCCGGGAAGACCTTATTCGCAGTCTGTGGGATCATGAACATTTTGTGAGTGACAACACACTCACGGTCAACGTGAATCGCCTTCGCAAGAAGTTGGAGTCGCTAAATCTGGATGGCTATATCGAAACCAAGGTGGGGCAGGGCTACATGGCAACAGAAGAGGTAGAAACATGATTGGCAAATACATACGGGAAAAGCTGAGTTGGTTAGTGTTGCTTATAAGCATGCAGCTCATCATTTTATTTGTAGCCTATATCGACACGTCCATTCCATTCCGATCTGTAGCGTACATCGTCATGCTGAATGTAGTCGTATGCATCGTGTTTATCTGGGCGAGATATCCAAGAGAGACCCGCTTCTACAAAAAATTAACCACCTGGGATCACACCTATGATCCAGGGGATTTGGATATCGCTGAAAGCCCATATGAACGGATTGTGCACGATGCCGTGACTTCCCAGACCGAACGTTATCGGAAGGAGTCCTCAGCTCATTTTATTTTGCTGGAGCAGGAGAAGGATGAGATGTTGGCCTGGATTCACGAGGTGAAGACGCCCTTAACCGCGCTGCAATTGATGATCGAGCGAATGCCGGATGACAAGCTGCAGGGCCAGATGACGTATGAATGGCTGCGAATTCACCAACTGCTCGATCAGCAGCTTCACCAGAAGCGTATTCCATTTATGCATAATGATTTGTTTGTGGAAGAAACAGAGCTTGAACCGATTTTGAATGGCGAGATTAGAGCTTTGAAAACGTGGTGTATATCCAAACGGATTGGCTTCGACGTGTCATTAGATGTGACAACGGTGCTGACCGACAGCAAATGGTTAGGTTTTATCATACGGCAGTTGCTCAGTAATGCCGTAAAATATAGTCATTCCTCTGACATTGTCATTGAAAGCAAGGAACAGGATGGGCACATCATACTGATCATTCAGGATTATGGACGAGGGATCGAAGCGCAGGATTTACCGCGTATCTTTGATAAAGGCTTCACTTCAACTCAGGGGAGATTGGAAGGAACGGCAACGGGAATGGGCTTGTATTTGACCCGACAGGTGGCACAAGCACTTCGTATAGACATTCAGGTACAGTCTGCTCCCGGAGAGGGCACTAGTGTCAAGCTAACTTTCCCGCGAAAAAATGAC contains these protein-coding regions:
- a CDS encoding sporulation protein is translated as MSFFKKMLASVGVGAAKVNTELHTPHVTPGGVISGIVYIEGGDVEQNVDRIYLTIKTHYIREHNDRKVNETAVVAKYLLTENFILQTGAKLEKSFSFDLPENLPITLHRAEVWVETGLDISSAMDPSDRDRLHVVPTKDMNTVLDAIDLLGFKLREVTNDYAPKLGGNLPFVQEFEFVPTSKFRGYLDELEVLFYPMGDSLELLLQIDRRARGLGGIFSEAMGTDESFVRLHLYERHLVRGAQSVAQGLEEVISKHL
- a CDS encoding GNAT family N-acetyltransferase; amino-acid sequence: MLIYQWNEITVRLLDEKDEQRLVQWLSNPAVLQYYEGRDRPHDLNLVREHFYRQEDTAHRCMVEHEGKPIGYIQFYELEEEERNEYGYGDTDEIIYGTDQFIGEADYWNRGIGTQLVQSMMTYLVNDKQARKVVMDPQSWNERAISCYEKCGFRKVRLLPEHELHEGQMRDCWLMEYTP
- a CDS encoding YfiT family bacillithiol transferase; this encodes MDLRYPIGTFEHTGEVTSEQRKQWIQDIAELPERAREAVKGLSEDQLRLPYREGGWMLKQVIHHMADSHMNSMVRFKLALTEDNPTIRPYYEERWAELSDSRELDVEFSLQILDALHRRWVALLNTLTDADYAKTFYHPASKETTRLDYNLGVYAWHGRHHIAHITSLRSRLGI
- a CDS encoding NUDIX domain-containing protein, with the translated sequence MIEKQWLDLSKYDELEQEIQYVIMFTQFQEKYVIIHNLKRQGWEFPGGNREPDESVLRAAERELYEETGALRFMLEPFGIYQMNGTFGMVYYANITRFRALSLEPNSEIGAMKMVDTLPEGMNFGDMFYSFLHQWKVYSAKGTHEHFVDLTFCENNI
- a CDS encoding GNAT family N-acetyltransferase, with product MNIHIRLLDEGDPVVISQAFQEQGWAKSAEQYIQYLAEQQNGERVTLVAELDGAFAGYVNVLWNSYYPSFREQGIPEINDFNVLIKYQRQGIGSRLMDRAEEVIHERTETAGIGVGVFSDYGKAQILYARRGYIPDGQGIHKHDRYLKWGDETIIDDDVVLYLTKKLS
- a CDS encoding class I SAM-dependent methyltransferase; its protein translation is MEKTIKNVQDLYDMLDSEFRSAKQFWEPFYEDRDRPIPFFPNKPDENLVAHVNSGILPGGKALELGCGPGRNAIYLTRQGYKVDAYDLSETAIAWAKERAVDEQLEVNFECKSAFELTPHEEYDLVYDSGCLHHLLPHQRIRYIQKIQNGLKPGGYFGMTCFAPGFGGQGGPESVMDDWEVYREKSMKGGLAFTEEKLRYLLEDPFECVELRPMKAMDQDEDCFGLPILWVTLWRKPNV
- a CDS encoding SDR family NAD(P)-dependent oxidoreductase, producing the protein MGQRYFIITGTSKGIGKQLAELLLEKGDHVYGIARGTSDLEEAYERYQHVQFDLADIHSIDDLVSGLLEQIPPQEVEFIGLINNAAMLEPLKSIDRCSAEEISLHLNISLAAPMILTSSFIQHTNHLTTRRKIANVSSGSGSYPAPSMASYCASKSGINMFTQCVAMEQSGQPNPVEVIAFDPGMVDTELQAVARGKNAEEFALSEVFGQVYEAGQLRSPHDVAKQLIERMEEISDPSKVLHTMEG
- a CDS encoding NUDIX hydrolase — its product is MQLYTLGFIKQGSRVLMLNREKAPWMGCWNGVGGKVEQDEKPWEAMLREIKEETDIDSKHVSVDYKGLLTWSNEQSNQISGALYLYLLELSEDYRYDHTPVRTDEGILDWKAISWIMHSKNIGVASNISRCLDKVLYDQRCYHHHSTFSEDLLVDHMSKLMHNQTLEELDVIKVIHQGK
- a CDS encoding response regulator transcription factor, translating into MFKIMLIEDDESLFSEIKERLSQWSYDVYGVQDFGKVMQEYSAIQPQLVIIDIQLPQYDGFHWCRMIRAHSNVPIIFLSSRDHPTDMVMSMHLGADDFIQKPFNFDVLIAKIQATLRRVYNYNTERIELRTWRGAAIEYVKNTLTHDNESVLLTKNEMFILKVLVEHKNQIVTREDLIRSLWDHEHFVSDNTLTVNVNRLRKKLESLNLDGYIETKVGQGYMATEEVET
- a CDS encoding sensor histidine kinase yields the protein MIGKYIREKLSWLVLLISMQLIILFVAYIDTSIPFRSVAYIVMLNVVVCIVFIWARYPRETRFYKKLTTWDHTYDPGDLDIAESPYERIVHDAVTSQTERYRKESSAHFILLEQEKDEMLAWIHEVKTPLTALQLMIERMPDDKLQGQMTYEWLRIHQLLDQQLHQKRIPFMHNDLFVEETELEPILNGEIRALKTWCISKRIGFDVSLDVTTVLTDSKWLGFIIRQLLSNAVKYSHSSDIVIESKEQDGHIILIIQDYGRGIEAQDLPRIFDKGFTSTQGRLEGTATGMGLYLTRQVAQALRIDIQVQSAPGEGTSVKLTFPRKNDMIHLAGV